A single window of Candidatus Stygibacter australis DNA harbors:
- a CDS encoding T9SS type A sorting domain-containing protein yields the protein MNLQKRIYIFLLLLPIFLFGGKIELQKAVAPNPTRQDIHPLEQYFSKSIDRRELSEQNRVVDNRLLVMLIDFVEDSDSTTTGNGKFIFSDDDYPIDLGKAPHDQEYFGYVMESVRYYYEAASLGAFELDYDVYPQHDYTEADTVIFAYTLPHEMSYYNPIGVDTATMISRFEEYFKDVFERVDDDDNVDFSQYGHFMIIHAGSDSQHDIAGDSRSDIPSFFINVGDGKEAIVDDGIVIDHACNVPETISQDGQYGVTTAVTAHEFGHSLGFIDLYSTLTGSPQVGWFDIMDSGGMGDLIVDEIDGELITIEGGLPTLPSAWHRILAWEDYFREHGMLKDIDELDWSEPIGVDPAEKLLSGINSGNPYFIKIPLTDTEYLLVENRQVDPDGDSGLSFKGALPQSDNPNDRKYRILLYPTFPADDPRDYPNWEYDLFIPGWQNENEIDNKIYNYGGGLVIWHIDDEIIFETGDWEDGVFYSNYDQNTVNALHSKRGIKIIEADGFDDIGNYNDGYNIMGSAYDPFYLYNPLFSENGNFLGWDDSGMVPGYQPVNEDRFIHTVEFNGSSFPRLETNDGDPFMFGFRDISSYSIDVDVERSMSFSWGSHLFDDIQVLAEYEEIQGLSNVTDVLGLPSLAIVTSDKIEMMTLVGDSWDNYLEVQIPFEYRPDQPILSMDTDADAEEEILIASDSVLTILDGVTISQEIYPSPLSDLPMYIRLDEVINVYPLTDRLIIGDEELDVPGAKISYDQQHLIAANRDGIWFIDPLEKQIINKFELGHSDVDYYPVVLKTLSGNNEYCFQAVSNGEIWRFAGDEKKLIFTASDYCDTAPSQILLSPLEENGRTWLVFAAGEYLFAITNEGTLMQGYPVYLEDINIESGSWLQALKLNGEYLIRLQRDNGAKFAVNGNGDYRLDLSAAAAGQKNSQYWYDEISQELVWFGGDKALWQGRRFEVSESPLINRGYRNEEYNSFTTIGYDQPQEAGTFRGYAFPNPAKSDYAKVRVFYAEAKISLKLYDIAGNLVLIQYEEKEDNSHQDIDLDITGISSGVYYARIKSGNKSLTVPLGIEK from the coding sequence ATGAATCTGCAGAAGCGAATATATATTTTCCTTCTGTTATTACCGATATTTCTATTTGGTGGAAAGATCGAATTACAGAAGGCTGTAGCACCAAATCCTACTCGTCAGGATATACATCCTCTCGAGCAGTATTTCAGCAAATCAATAGACCGCAGGGAACTTTCAGAGCAAAACCGGGTAGTAGATAACCGCTTGCTGGTGATGCTAATAGATTTTGTAGAAGATAGCGATTCCACAACAACCGGCAATGGAAAATTTATCTTCTCTGATGATGATTATCCGATTGATCTGGGGAAAGCTCCACATGATCAGGAATATTTTGGATATGTGATGGAAAGTGTGCGTTACTATTATGAAGCAGCCAGTCTGGGAGCATTTGAACTCGATTATGATGTTTATCCCCAGCATGATTATACTGAAGCCGATACAGTAATTTTTGCCTATACATTACCGCATGAGATGAGTTATTACAATCCAATCGGAGTAGATACCGCAACCATGATAAGCCGCTTTGAGGAATATTTTAAAGATGTGTTTGAACGGGTTGATGATGATGATAACGTGGATTTTTCCCAGTATGGTCATTTTATGATAATCCATGCCGGCTCGGATTCTCAGCATGATATTGCCGGTGATTCCCGCAGTGATATACCATCATTTTTTATCAATGTAGGTGATGGAAAAGAAGCAATAGTTGATGATGGAATAGTGATCGATCATGCCTGCAATGTGCCTGAGACTATCAGTCAAGATGGACAATACGGTGTGACCACGGCGGTTACTGCCCATGAATTTGGTCATTCACTGGGATTTATAGATCTTTACAGTACATTGACCGGTTCTCCACAGGTAGGCTGGTTTGATATTATGGATTCCGGTGGTATGGGAGATTTGATAGTAGATGAGATTGATGGTGAACTGATCACTATTGAAGGTGGCTTACCAACTCTACCCAGTGCTTGGCACAGGATACTTGCCTGGGAAGATTATTTCCGCGAACATGGGATGCTGAAGGATATTGATGAACTTGACTGGAGTGAACCAATCGGTGTCGATCCGGCAGAGAAATTATTAAGTGGTATCAATTCAGGCAATCCCTATTTCATTAAAATACCACTGACTGATACAGAATATCTATTAGTAGAGAACCGTCAGGTTGATCCTGATGGCGATAGTGGACTAAGTTTTAAGGGAGCACTACCACAATCTGATAATCCTAATGATAGAAAATATCGGATACTGCTTTATCCCACTTTTCCGGCAGATGACCCTCGCGACTATCCTAACTGGGAATATGATCTTTTCATTCCGGGTTGGCAGAATGAAAATGAAATAGATAATAAGATCTATAATTATGGTGGTGGACTGGTTATCTGGCATATAGATGATGAGATCATTTTTGAGACTGGAGATTGGGAAGATGGAGTATTTTATAGCAATTATGATCAGAACACCGTTAATGCCTTGCATTCAAAGCGTGGTATCAAAATTATAGAAGCAGATGGTTTTGATGATATTGGCAATTATAATGACGGCTATAATATCATGGGTTCGGCTTATGATCCATTCTATTTATATAATCCGCTTTTCTCAGAAAATGGAAATTTCCTGGGCTGGGATGATTCAGGTATGGTACCTGGTTATCAGCCGGTAAATGAAGATAGATTTATTCATACCGTGGAATTCAATGGTTCTTCTTTCCCGCGTCTGGAGACTAATGATGGTGATCCATTTATGTTTGGATTCCGGGATATCAGTTCATATTCGATTGATGTAGATGTTGAGAGGAGTATGTCATTTAGCTGGGGTAGTCATCTATTTGATGATATTCAGGTTTTGGCAGAGTATGAAGAGATACAGGGATTATCTAATGTGACAGATGTATTGGGATTGCCATCGCTGGCGATAGTTACTTCAGATAAGATAGAGATGATGACCCTGGTGGGAGATAGCTGGGATAATTATCTGGAGGTGCAGATCCCTTTTGAATATCGGCCGGATCAGCCGATCCTTAGTATGGATACTGATGCTGATGCTGAAGAAGAAATATTGATAGCTTCTGATAGTGTACTGACAATTCTGGATGGGGTAACGATTTCTCAGGAAATATACCCATCTCCACTGAGTGATCTTCCGATGTATATCAGGCTGGATGAAGTGATCAATGTTTATCCGCTGACAGATAGATTGATCATTGGTGATGAAGAATTAGACGTGCCGGGAGCAAAAATAAGCTATGACCAGCAGCATTTGATAGCTGCCAATCGGGATGGTATCTGGTTCATTGATCCTTTAGAGAAACAGATCATTAATAAATTTGAACTTGGTCACAGCGATGTTGATTATTATCCTGTTGTATTGAAAACACTGTCAGGTAATAATGAGTACTGTTTCCAGGCAGTTTCCAATGGTGAGATCTGGAGATTTGCCGGTGATGAAAAGAAATTAATATTCACAGCCAGTGATTATTGTGACACCGCACCCAGCCAGATATTATTATCACCACTTGAAGAAAATGGCAGGACGTGGCTTGTGTTTGCGGCAGGTGAATATTTATTTGCTATCACGAATGAAGGGACTCTTATGCAGGGGTATCCTGTTTACCTGGAAGATATAAACATCGAGTCAGGAAGTTGGCTGCAGGCATTAAAGCTCAATGGAGAATACCTGATCAGGCTGCAACGTGATAATGGCGCAAAATTTGCAGTTAATGGTAACGGAGATTATCGCCTTGATCTTTCAGCAGCTGCCGCGGGTCAGAAAAATTCTCAATACTGGTATGATGAAATATCACAGGAACTTGTCTGGTTTGGTGGAGATAAAGCATTATGGCAGGGTAGGAGATTTGAGGTTTCGGAATCACCATTGATCAACCGAGGTTATCGTAATGAAGAATATAATTCATTTACTACAATAGGATACGATCAACCACAGGAAGCAGGGACTTTCAGGGGCTATGCCTTTCCCAATCCTGCTAAAAGTGATTATGCAAAAGTCCGTGTATTTTATGCTGAGGCAAAGATCAGTCTTAAGTTGTATGATATCGCGGGAAATCTGGTGCTAATTCAGTATGAAGAAAAAGAAGATAATTCCCATCAAGACATTGATCTCGATATAACCGGGATTTCCAGTGGTGTATATTATGCCCGTATCAAGAGCGGTAATAAATCATTGACAGTACCATTAGGAATAGAAAAGTGA
- the hutH gene encoding histidine ammonia-lyase, whose amino-acid sequence MITIDGNSLSLEDVYQVACNFEKVQLADEALLKVIKCRKYVEDVIDKGRIVYGLTTGFGKFATITISKEDTSQLQENLIRSHATGLGSNLSQAETRAITLLRLNVLAKGNSGIRIETLNLLFELLNRGIHPLIPEKGSVGASGDLAPLSHLALVLIGEGWAEYKNEIMTGAEALEKAGLQPVKLQAKEGLALNNGTQVMTGIMALNLLMAENMCRIADVSAAASIDAQLGSPTAFDPDIHLLRPHPGQIISAANLYKLLENSSLRDTHINCEHVQDAYSLRCTPQVHGGIRANLAYVRSVLEVEINSATDNPLIFPDQDKVISGGNFHGEPVAIAADSFGIAVAELANLSERRVERIMNPALSRGLKPFLAHKPGIDSGFMIVQYSAAALVSENKVLAHPASVDSIPTSANQEDHVSMGTIGAVKARTIIQNTAWVLGIELMIAVQALEDREVKSSTQLELVKNYIRTKVDRLEGDRYIKDDIDTMQKIILNNELINFLNDNLELN is encoded by the coding sequence ATGATCACAATTGATGGAAATAGTCTTAGTCTGGAAGACGTTTACCAGGTAGCCTGCAATTTTGAGAAAGTGCAACTCGCTGATGAAGCACTGTTAAAAGTTATCAAATGCAGAAAATATGTGGAAGATGTGATTGATAAAGGCAGAATAGTCTATGGATTGACCACTGGATTTGGTAAATTTGCCACGATTACAATATCCAAAGAAGATACCAGTCAATTACAGGAAAACCTGATCCGCTCGCATGCAACAGGATTGGGATCAAACCTCTCTCAAGCGGAAACCCGTGCTATCACACTTTTAAGGCTTAATGTTCTGGCTAAAGGCAATTCCGGTATCAGAATAGAGACCTTAAATCTATTGTTTGAATTGTTGAATAGAGGTATTCATCCATTAATTCCTGAAAAAGGTTCTGTAGGTGCAAGTGGAGATCTCGCTCCCCTATCACATCTGGCATTAGTTCTAATCGGAGAAGGCTGGGCTGAATATAAAAACGAGATTATGACCGGTGCGGAAGCCTTGGAGAAAGCAGGATTACAACCCGTGAAGCTTCAGGCAAAAGAAGGTCTGGCACTTAATAATGGCACTCAGGTAATGACTGGGATAATGGCATTAAATCTACTGATGGCAGAGAATATGTGCCGAATAGCCGATGTGAGTGCCGCAGCAAGTATTGATGCCCAGTTAGGCTCACCCACAGCATTTGATCCGGATATTCATCTCCTTCGTCCTCATCCGGGGCAGATAATTTCTGCTGCTAATCTTTATAAATTATTAGAAAATTCTTCTCTGCGTGATACGCATATAAACTGTGAACATGTTCAGGATGCCTATAGCCTTCGCTGTACTCCGCAGGTTCATGGTGGTATCCGCGCAAATCTTGCTTATGTACGCTCTGTGCTGGAAGTGGAGATAAATTCTGCTACGGATAATCCTTTGATCTTTCCTGATCAGGATAAAGTTATCTCAGGAGGAAATTTTCATGGTGAACCGGTAGCAATTGCTGCTGATAGCTTTGGGATAGCAGTTGCGGAATTGGCCAACCTGTCTGAGCGAAGGGTAGAGCGAATTATGAATCCAGCACTCAGTCGTGGATTAAAACCCTTTCTGGCTCATAAACCGGGTATTGATTCCGGTTTCATGATCGTCCAGTATTCTGCTGCGGCATTAGTTTCTGAAAACAAAGTTCTTGCTCATCCAGCCTCTGTGGATTCAATTCCCACTTCAGCGAATCAGGAAGATCATGTAAGTATGGGTACTATCGGTGCAGTGAAAGCCCGAACAATTATTCAGAATACTGCCTGGGTACTGGGTATTGAACTGATGATAGCAGTTCAGGCATTAGAAGACCGTGAAGTAAAAAGTTCAACACAGCTTGAACTGGTAAAAAACTACATTCGCACCAAGGTCGATAGACTCGAAGGTGACCGTTATATTAAAGATGATATTGATACCATGCAAAAGATAATATTGAATAATGAATTAATTAACTTCCTCAACGATAACCTTGAATTAAATTAA
- a CDS encoding tetratricopeptide repeat protein, whose amino-acid sequence MKKLILAIFVILLLTGCVYYNTFFNAEQYFKSAQNESLSADGKPSRNAVQNYNKAMKKCGIILTDYKDTKWSDDALFMLAQCLYYKQKNYLQAKQKFEEVIQFYPDTEFAQRSHIYIARCEWELDKDTAYKKLRDFLVTGTSKKFLVEATNLLAEYYLEDEVYSQAEFYYKKIIDNYPKSDIYEDAFFSLGLLYHKNKHYELSSEIFNDFLKIRTDKKNKLNARYYITYNSLLQEEYEPVLTQVTSLMKQEYRDQEISALLILKARALAQLGDTDQADIIFEQVINENDKTYLSAEASYWRGEMHFRILNNYELAIEYFNNVRTQKADSPFLENAVSHSAVASQIVQYNTSRDNIELQQLVSEQMKLAEYYLEVLQLPDSAMVVYDNIINYRDTMAVRLDSLRYQLNYLDTLTVVDSIEQVVDSLSVPADTLIIPTDSLTIVLEDSTATEETIPEIILPTRRDTLQQEITVLQSDIELYDHEFIPYVKFVKLWLLKNTYQDSSRTEQFYQEFVSDYPDNKYSYGAESLMQGKEVEFITYAAKRQRDDLNYAISILDQKPDSAQVVLQQIAVDTTSQFYPDAIFTLGYMEYFIYQDTTAARPYFEEVLSWDNQNERKETVNSLYFDGKFLQLDRLPALVEMEQRLAEEAEQLEAEAAAQDSTDDEMIIELEELDKTKSNAMPGPAPERSLRPKKP is encoded by the coding sequence ATGAAAAAACTAATACTGGCAATATTCGTGATACTCCTGCTTACCGGATGTGTATATTACAACACTTTTTTCAATGCCGAGCAGTATTTCAAATCTGCCCAGAATGAATCTCTTTCAGCAGATGGCAAACCTTCCCGTAATGCTGTGCAGAATTATAATAAAGCAATGAAGAAGTGTGGCATTATTCTTACTGATTATAAGGACACCAAATGGTCTGATGATGCCCTTTTTATGCTCGCTCAATGCCTTTATTACAAGCAAAAAAACTATTTGCAGGCAAAGCAGAAATTTGAAGAGGTTATCCAGTTCTATCCTGACACCGAATTTGCCCAGCGCTCTCATATTTATATTGCCCGTTGTGAATGGGAACTCGATAAAGATACTGCTTATAAAAAACTGCGGGATTTCCTGGTTACCGGTACTTCAAAAAAATTCCTTGTGGAAGCTACTAATCTCCTGGCTGAATATTATCTGGAAGATGAAGTATATTCTCAGGCGGAATTTTATTACAAAAAGATCATTGATAATTACCCCAAAAGTGATATTTATGAAGATGCTTTTTTCTCTTTGGGGTTATTGTACCATAAAAATAAACATTATGAACTCTCCAGTGAGATTTTCAATGATTTTCTGAAGATCCGGACTGACAAAAAGAACAAGCTTAATGCCCGTTACTATATAACTTATAATAGTTTATTGCAGGAAGAATATGAACCTGTTTTGACTCAAGTGACATCCCTGATGAAACAGGAATACCGTGATCAGGAGATTTCAGCATTATTGATCTTAAAAGCCAGAGCTTTGGCGCAACTGGGTGATACTGATCAGGCAGATATAATCTTTGAGCAGGTGATCAATGAAAATGATAAGACTTATCTCTCTGCTGAAGCTTCTTACTGGCGAGGAGAGATGCATTTCAGGATTCTCAATAATTATGAGCTTGCCATTGAGTATTTCAATAATGTCCGCACCCAGAAAGCAGATTCTCCCTTTTTGGAAAATGCTGTCAGTCATAGTGCAGTTGCCAGCCAGATCGTGCAGTATAACACCTCACGTGATAATATTGAATTGCAGCAATTGGTCTCTGAGCAGATGAAACTGGCAGAATATTATCTAGAAGTACTTCAGCTGCCTGATTCGGCTATGGTGGTTTATGATAATATTATCAATTACCGTGACACCATGGCAGTGAGACTTGATTCCCTCAGATATCAGCTTAATTATCTTGATACATTAACCGTAGTGGACAGCATTGAGCAGGTAGTAGATTCATTATCTGTTCCCGCTGACACTCTGATCATACCCACTGATTCTCTCACTATTGTCCTGGAAGACAGCACTGCTACAGAAGAGACTATACCTGAAATTATACTACCCACCAGACGCGATACTCTCCAGCAGGAAATTACTGTTCTGCAATCTGATATTGAACTTTATGACCATGAATTTATCCCTTATGTGAAATTTGTTAAATTGTGGCTTTTGAAAAATACTTATCAGGACAGTAGCAGAACAGAGCAGTTTTATCAGGAATTCGTAAGTGACTATCCGGATAATAAATATTCTTATGGTGCGGAATCGCTGATGCAGGGCAAGGAAGTGGAATTTATCACTTATGCCGCAAAAAGACAGCGTGATGATCTTAATTATGCCATATCAATTTTAGACCAGAAACCCGATTCTGCTCAGGTCGTTCTGCAGCAGATCGCTGTTGATACCACTTCTCAATTCTATCCTGATGCTATCTTCACACTCGGGTATATGGAATATTTTATTTATCAGGATACAACGGCTGCCCGTCCCTATTTTGAAGAAGTATTAAGCTGGGATAATCAAAACGAAAGAAAAGAAACTGTGAATTCATTATATTTTGATGGAAAATTTCTCCAGCTGGATAGATTACCTGCGCTGGTGGAAATGGAACAGAGACTGGCAGAAGAAGCAGAACAGCTTGAAGCAGAAGCAGCAGCACAAGACAGCACTGATGATGAAATGATCATAGAACTGGAAGAGCTGGATAAAACTAAATCAAATGCTATGCCAGGACCTGCTCCAGAGCGGAGTTTGCGTCCCAAAAAGCCATGA
- the truA gene encoding tRNA pseudouridine(38-40) synthase TruA, whose translation MSRYLICLSYDGTDFHGWQIQSQGRTVQASLENILSEIAGSHIAVTGSGRTDARVHAQNQYAHFDLDTRMNTNQIVAALNSRVPADIKIQNCQQVPDDFSARYNATSRTYQYHIALDYSPFQRHFSVNFPRFNFTQESISNCLPKFLSEHDFTAFAKHNPDLNHHRCTIKAFEIHKKESQLILTIQANRFLHNMVRRIVGTCLRISHTKSDPAIITKLINDCDPTNNLIYTAPPQGLFLTHVEYPPSK comes from the coding sequence ATGTCACGTTATCTTATTTGTCTTAGTTATGATGGTACTGATTTCCATGGCTGGCAAATCCAGTCTCAAGGCAGAACTGTTCAAGCCTCTCTGGAAAATATACTCTCAGAAATTGCTGGAAGCCATATAGCTGTTACCGGCTCCGGCAGAACGGATGCCAGAGTGCATGCCCAAAACCAGTATGCACACTTTGATCTGGATACCAGAATGAATACAAATCAGATCGTTGCTGCATTAAACAGCAGAGTCCCTGCCGATATCAAAATACAAAACTGCCAGCAGGTTCCAGATGATTTCAGTGCCCGATATAATGCCACTTCACGCACCTATCAATATCATATTGCCCTGGATTATTCACCATTTCAGAGACATTTTTCCGTAAATTTTCCCCGCTTCAATTTCACCCAGGAGTCTATTTCAAACTGCCTGCCCAAATTTCTCAGTGAACATGATTTCACTGCCTTTGCCAAACATAATCCTGACCTGAATCATCATCGCTGCACCATCAAAGCATTTGAAATCCACAAAAAAGAATCCCAGCTTATCCTCACCATCCAGGCAAACCGCTTTTTACATAATATGGTGCGCCGAATAGTAGGTACCTGCCTGAGAATCTCCCACACAAAATCAGATCCCGCTATAATCACAAAACTAATAAATGACTGTGACCCCACAAATAACCTGATCTACACCGCCCCCCCGCAAGGCTTATTCCTCACTCATGTAGAATATCCACCCTCTAAGTAA
- a CDS encoding dockerin type I repeat-containing protein, which translates to MQNKIMFSLLIFLVFVLNAQINDIPVTRNLMPDEHPVESYEDYISNLVQVETSYQEVINRTGRERGSWLAFVESGLYDSLETELAVWNFDLEQEGYNLILIEWAGTSAEDLKDVIINYYNFYNINGVFLLGNLPVAWFELWEDWDGDNVQGPGEEWVEFPIDQYFADLDGLWDDLDGDGVYDLHEEELDAELAISRLRADNLSYAGAEVEILRNWFERNNLYRNGVLEDSDQALGYIDDDWAYWDYEYQAALELCYTNVEMISEVNSTTADDYRENRWSGTYEWIQVHVHSGPDAHYFYQNNGSNYYLVHNNEIAPYNPDALFYNLFCCSNARFTQANSMGSLYVLGNEHGLASIGSTKTGSMLDFEYFYGPLGNGEVMGEALRQWWNDTMVEYESTEYRQCYRSWFYGMALIGDPTLVTEYEPVSVLGDIDYNGQIEAFDASMIMRYCVGYEPGISAPLPWGAARRYFADVDGTEELTSYDAALILQYFVGIITEFPVNE; encoded by the coding sequence ATGCAAAATAAAATAATGTTCAGTTTACTGATTTTTCTCGTTTTTGTGCTCAATGCTCAGATAAATGATATTCCAGTGACTCGAAATCTTATGCCGGATGAACATCCTGTGGAATCTTATGAGGATTATATTTCAAATCTGGTACAGGTAGAAACATCCTATCAGGAAGTGATCAATAGAACTGGTAGGGAAAGAGGCAGTTGGCTGGCATTTGTGGAAAGCGGTTTGTATGACAGTCTGGAAACAGAGCTTGCAGTGTGGAATTTTGATCTTGAGCAGGAAGGCTATAATCTTATCCTGATCGAGTGGGCGGGGACTTCCGCTGAAGACCTTAAAGATGTTATCATTAATTATTACAATTTTTATAATATCAATGGAGTGTTTTTACTTGGCAATCTACCGGTTGCCTGGTTTGAATTATGGGAGGATTGGGATGGAGATAATGTTCAGGGACCAGGTGAAGAGTGGGTAGAATTTCCCATTGATCAGTATTTTGCTGACCTGGATGGTCTTTGGGATGATCTTGATGGAGATGGGGTTTATGATCTGCATGAAGAAGAACTGGATGCCGAATTGGCAATAAGTCGTTTACGGGCAGATAATTTGAGCTATGCCGGGGCAGAAGTGGAAATCCTTCGCAACTGGTTTGAGCGTAATAATCTGTATCGTAATGGTGTTCTGGAAGACAGCGATCAGGCATTGGGATATATAGATGATGACTGGGCTTACTGGGATTATGAATATCAGGCGGCACTGGAGCTATGCTATACCAATGTGGAAATGATATCTGAGGTAAACAGCACTACAGCAGATGATTATCGGGAAAACAGGTGGAGCGGGACTTATGAATGGATCCAGGTGCACGTTCACTCAGGACCAGATGCGCATTATTTTTATCAGAATAATGGCAGTAATTACTACCTGGTGCATAATAACGAGATAGCACCTTATAATCCAGATGCTTTATTTTATAACCTGTTCTGCTGCTCAAATGCCAGATTTACTCAGGCAAACAGTATGGGCAGTCTTTATGTGTTGGGAAACGAGCATGGTCTGGCTTCGATAGGCTCAACTAAAACTGGTTCAATGCTGGATTTTGAGTATTTCTACGGTCCCTTAGGTAATGGGGAAGTGATGGGTGAAGCTTTGAGGCAATGGTGGAATGATACCATGGTGGAATACGAATCTACAGAATATCGGCAGTGCTACAGAAGCTGGTTTTATGGCATGGCACTGATTGGTGATCCGACTTTGGTTACAGAATATGAGCCAGTCAGCGTGCTGGGAGATATAGATTATAACGGGCAGATCGAGGCGTTTGATGCATCTATGATCATGAGATATTGCGTGGGATATGAGCCGGGAATTTCTGCTCCACTACCCTGGGGTGCTGCCAGACGATATTTTGCTGATGTGGATGGCACAGAAGAATTGACCTCTTATGATGCTGCCTTGATCTTACAATATTTTGTGGGCATAATTACGGAATTCCCCGTAAATGAATAA
- a CDS encoding murein transglycosylase domain-containing protein has product MKRLSGILIILLLTGLCLAQDSYQDYLNEQNQQQEDYINQQNTAFANYHNQQDSLFIQYKDDIEKLWNEFRESTPKDWVSYNEDFSGRSEVSFETGEIKVDAVVESTSGQDEVKAQEIIKNQIVSILQEKDATEEPILADQVKNPLGSGKAISEKDVNELAEQIAKQAVKKEIIGSDNQIRMKYTISLELMPDHIRKRAEKYKPIIENFCQEYQIDPRLALAIAHTESYFNPKAYNRHGNAYGMMQIVPKYAGINMNNVIFHKNQKPSSEELFNPDINLHMGIAYLRWLADNKWQKVTNPTNQIYCMICSYNGGPGTIYKAMTGKMNKIGQEKWDKMINDLSTMDSKKLYNKLRKDVPFEETRNYIEKVVGKMSNEYAMGRE; this is encoded by the coding sequence ATGAAGAGATTATCTGGGATATTAATAATTTTACTATTAACAGGCTTATGCCTGGCACAGGACTCATATCAGGACTATTTGAATGAGCAGAACCAGCAGCAGGAAGATTATATCAATCAGCAGAACACTGCCTTTGCCAACTATCATAATCAACAGGATTCATTATTTATTCAATATAAGGATGATATTGAGAAATTGTGGAATGAATTCAGGGAGTCTACTCCCAAAGACTGGGTTAGTTATAATGAGGATTTTTCCGGTCGCAGTGAGGTTTCCTTTGAGACAGGGGAAATCAAAGTTGATGCAGTAGTGGAAAGCACTTCTGGTCAAGATGAGGTAAAAGCCCAGGAAATCATAAAAAACCAGATAGTGAGTATTTTACAGGAGAAAGACGCGACAGAAGAGCCAATTCTGGCTGATCAGGTGAAAAATCCACTTGGTTCCGGCAAAGCAATCAGTGAGAAGGATGTTAATGAACTGGCAGAGCAGATCGCTAAGCAGGCGGTTAAGAAGGAAATTATCGGATCAGATAATCAGATCAGGATGAAATATACAATTTCTCTGGAATTGATGCCAGACCATATTCGCAAACGGGCAGAAAAATATAAACCCATAATTGAAAACTTCTGTCAGGAATATCAGATCGATCCCCGACTGGCACTGGCGATTGCTCACACAGAGTCATATTTTAATCCCAAGGCCTATAACCGCCATGGCAATGCTTATGGCATGATGCAGATCGTACCTAAATATGCCGGAATAAATATGAATAATGTGATCTTTCACAAAAACCAGAAACCTTCTTCGGAGGAACTATTTAATCCAGACATCAATCTGCACATGGGAATTGCTTATCTCCGCTGGTTGGCTGATAATAAATGGCAAAAAGTTACTAATCCGACAAACCAGATATATTGCATGATCTGCAGCTATAATGGTGGACCGGGTACTATTTATAAAGCTATGACCGGTAAGATGAATAAGATTGGACAGGAAAAATGGGATAAAATGATCAACGACCTTTCTACCATGGACAGCAAGAAACTCTATAATAAACTCCGCAAAGATGTACCCTTTGAGGAAACCAGAAATTACATAGAAAAAGTAGTAGGTAAAATGAGCAATGAATACGCCATGGGGAGAGAGTAA